TGACCGCTTCGTTTCTCAGCCTTTTCCAGCTTGCGCCATCCCACGGGTGTGAGGATGACACCCCGATTGCGTTTGCTTTGAGAGGGGGAGTTGGAGGACATAGATGTACCGTAAGGATTCAGGTCAGGGGGTATTGACAGGTTAATTTACCCCATCGAATTCATTCTGAAATCGGATGCATCTCACTTTTTTAGATACAGCAATGCTGAATGAATTGTGAAATTATCGGCAGTCAAGAGTCAACAATTAACAGGAGGCAGTGCGGTGGACGGGTCTCCCGGCATAAAGGAGCCAGTGCGGTCTTGGGGTCTCCCCAAGTAGAGCACCTGGCGTCACCTGCCGTTCAAAAGTGACTATTGACAACCCTTATGATGATTTCACTAATCAAATAGGACTGCTATATATACTGAACTACAAACTGAAGTTGCTGCTTTTCGGATTGTTATAATAATTGCTGGCTGAAAACCCTTGAATATGTGGCTGACTCAGGAAGACACATCTGTACTTCAGGCAATGGGATGGCAGATGTTACCAACGGATACGCCGCTCCGCGTCTACAAGCCGGGAAACCAGATTCGGGTTCAGATATAGCAGTCCTAAATCATTCATCAACACAAGTGCGATCGCCCCTTGGGCGATGTCTATCGACAAGCCGCTTTGCGTCTACGCATTCTGAGCAACTGTGTCCAATGAGCGATGTCTGGCGACAAGAAGCAGAGCTTCTACGCACTGTTGATGATGAGGTTGATGTAGGCGCAATAGCGATCGCTCAGCAAAAGTGGGGCTGGGCGTCTTCCTCACCGGAGGCGGAGCATCTCCGGCTCCGCTCAAAAACGCTCAAGTGAGCCAACCCGCAAGAGAAACCCACACCGAATCAAAGATTACGGTGTGGGAGCAAGTGAAGTTTTACAATACCCGTTTGTTTACTTATCGTATCCGCCCAACATCACCCCGTCCGAAGGGCGGGGTGAGGTAAAATAAGCCCTTATACATTAACCGCCTGTCTATTGTTTGCTGGTGTATAATGTCCGTTTGCGTTTTCAGATTTTACATCCTGCAATAGTTCTTTACCTGTAATCAATCTTGCCCCACGTTTGCGGGTGAAATAGTTCCAGCCCCACTGAATCATGACCACCAGCTTGTTGTCAAATTCAATTAGGAAGTAAATGTGAACAAACAACCAAAACAGCCAGGCGAAGAAACCTGAAAATTTCATAAAACCTAAGTCTACAACGGCAGAGTTTTGTCCAATGACGGCTAAACTACCCCAATCAAAATAACGAAATTGTGGCAACGTGTTACCTTTGAGACGTTGTTTAATCAGTGAGGCGACGTATTGTCCTTCTTGCATCGCCACAGGTGCAACACCAGGTAAGGGTTTACCGTTTTGATGGGCAAAATTCGCCAAGTCTCCAACGACAAAAATGTTGGAGTGCCCTTTGATACTCAAGTCCGGTTCAACAATAACTCGTCCGGCGCGATCGCACTCTGCACCTGTGCTTTCTGCTAGCATCTTCCCTAAAGGCGAAGCTTTCACACCTGCTGCCCATAATACCGTCTTCGCATGAATCTGCGTCACCTCATCACCTTGTTTGAGGCTGACAACATCTCCTTCTATGTTCGTGACTAGTGTTTTTGGTTGAACGGTAACGCCTAAGCGCGTCAGTGATGCTTCTGCTTGGTTTGATAACTCTGGTGCAAAGGGTGGTAAAACTCGATCCAAACCTTCGAGGAGTAAAACTTGTGCTTCGGATGTGTCGATGTTGCGGAAATCCTCTTTCATAGTGTGGTAGGCTAGTTCTGCGATCGCCCCTGCTAATTCCACACCAGTAGGACCACCACCGACAATCACAAAAGTTAACCAAGCACGACGTTTTTCGGGATCAGTTTCCTTTTCTGCTGCTTCAAACGCCGTAAAGATGCGGCGACGCATTTCTATTGCATCTTCCACGGTTTTTAAACCAGGGGCAAATTCTTCCCATTGGTCCTTGCCAAAATAAGAATGCTTTGCACCTGTCGCCAGGATTAATGAATCGTAATGTATCGCTTCTTCACCCATGAGCACTTTTTGTGCTTGGGGATCGATATCATTCACTTCTCCTAGCAGCACTTTCGTATTTTTGCTCTTACTTAGTACGGAACGCAGTGGTGAGGAAATATCAGCCGGAGATATCGTGCCAGTGGCGACTTGGTATAAAAGTGGTTGAAATAGGTGAAAATTACGTTTATCAATGAGAGTCACTTTGACATCAGCACACGAGAGTGCTTTTGCTGCATATAATCCTCCAAATCCACCACCAACAATGACTACGTGATGTGGTGGCTGATTTTCAACTGCGTTCACCATACGATTTGTTTCCTTTTTTTGACCACTTGTCATCCTTCTTAACAAATTTTAATCAATTTCGTCAGAGTAGTTCTGCTCATTTTTTACATATTCAGAAAAATAAAGGTATTCTTAAAAACAGAAAAGGTGTGATTTTTGTTACTTTTTTTAGTTTTATTTTATGCTCTCAGTCAGTGCAAATTCTGCCTTTACAGCTTTCGGTGATGGCTACATATTCTTTTACAACCGTTCCAGAATGATAGACATTACCTTTGTTTACAAAACCAATACATCCGGACATCATCTGGAACGGTGCGATTTTATTTTGTCGGTGTATTGTATTTCTACAAAATTGAGATGCACCAAAGTTTTGGAATCGCAATGCTGAGATATTTCACAACTCGCAAAATCCTAGCTGGTTTATTTGTGCTAGTTATCTGCCTTACTCTAGTATACGGTTGCTTTCCTGGGCAAAAAACTCTAAAGTCTGCACCCCAGTTGCTGACAGATCCATTTCTACAACTCCCCACTCAATCTTCAGTGCGAGTTGTGTGGTTTACTGAGTTTGCTGGTTCTAAACATAGTGTTGCCTATGGGGACAATTTCCAGCAAACAGCCACAGCGAATACTACCAAACTTAGTCGTACACGGGAAGACCAGGAATCAAGAGTAGGAAACAAAACCCAAAACGGACAATACAAGCAACCTGTCGCGCGAGACATTTGGCGACATGAAGCCCAAGTGGTTGGCTTAACTCCAGGTAAACGAGTTTCTTATCGCGTCACCAGTGTACGAGAAGATGGCGAGAGTATCAGCAGTAATAGTTTTACCTTAGCACCCACCCCAACTGCAGGAACAGCATTGAAAATTCTGCTCACGTCTGACCATCAGTTGAAACCAATGATAGCAGCAAATCTGCAAAAGGTCGTGGAAACAGTTGGTAGAGTGGATGCGGTGTGGTTAGCAGGAGATGCAGTCAATATTGCAGACCGTGCCTCAGAATGGTTTGATGATCATGGGGGCGGTGCTTTCTTCCCTTGTTTGCAAGGTCGTGCCAAGTCCCAAAGAGATTTTAACGGTGTGAAGACATCTTTCACTGGTGGAGAAATCATTCAACACGCCCCTATGTTTACCAGCATTGGAAATCATGAAGTGATGGGACGCTTTGGCAAGAGTGAAGGTTTAGGTGCTGAATTTAATGATGCGATCCCGCGTGCAGTTGCTATGAAGTTGTATGGGGAAAAGTCGCTGAAAGATAATTCTTATAATACTGATACCTACGAAGAAATTTTTACATTACCCCAAAGTAAAGAAGGTGGAGAAACTTACTATGCAGTAAGTTCTGGTGATGTACGTCTGGTAGTTCTGTACGCAACAAATATGTGGCGGACTCCCAATATGGATGCAGAAGCCAGAGGGAAGTACCGCGAAAGAGATAAAGATTTGCAAAACCCAGAGAATTGGGGTTACGGACAGGTTATTTTTGAGCCAATTGCCAAAGGAAGCAAGCAGTACAACTGGTTAGTACAAGAACTCAACAGCCCTGAGTTCAAACAAGCAAAGTATAAAGTGGTGATGTTTCATCATCCGCCACATTCTTTAGGCGACAATATTGTCCCTGCTTATACTGATCCCGTCCAGGTTATTGAACGTGATGCTAAAGGCAAAATCAAGGCAGTGCGTTACAACTACCCTAAAGAAGCAGATTACCTGATCCGCGATGTGATGCCCTTACTTGAAGCGGCTAATGTACAGTTGGTATTCTACGGGCATTCGCATGTGTGGAACCGCTTTCGTAGTCCATCAGGAATGCACTTTCTTGAAACATCCAATGTAGGCAACACTTACGGTGCTTTCTTGAGTGGCGATAAGCGACCAGTCCCACCTAGCGACAAAAAGGATTATGCTGCACTTGGTGATCCCAATGAGTTAAAACCAGTTGTACCAACAATTGCTCCTTTGTCAGGTAAAAATGGTAAACCTCTGCCGTATATTGCTAGTAATGACATCACAGCTTTCAGCATCTTTGACACGAGTACGGGGACAGTCAGTAGCTATCGTTTTGATACAAGTCAGCCGAATTCAAAAGTTGTGAAGTTTGATGAGTTTCAGGTGCGATAAAACGTTTCGGGATTTAGCTGTTGGGTTTCACCTGCGTGATATTCAGCCATTGTTGCGGCTGCAAGTTTAGCAAGGGCATCTTGGGAACGTGCGAAGGCTGCATCCCACTGGACTTCATCTTCGAGTTCTTCCAGAATCATAGCAGCGATTGCATTCTGTTCACTAGAGCGCCAGTACAGTAATCACGGTTCCGGGTTAGCCCTCTTCCATGACTTTGCCGAGAGAAAAATCAAAGCCAAAATCTGAAACATAGACACTGTTAGGGATTTGGACTTTAATTTCTCACACAAAGCCTGAAACATTGATTCCTGGGTAAAGCCTTTCGCTGTAAGGGTTTCAGGATATACTATGGAGAGAGTGATGGAAGAGCGATAAACTCCAACAATTTCTCGTGTCACAGCATCAATGGCAAGCCAAATCCACTGTTTATAGCGGTTTGCAATTGGGTGAAGTACACAAAGAAATAATGAACCACAGATGAACTCTTGCGTGCGTTGCACAGAGAAGTTGCAAGGAGGGTTTCCTCCTTTGCAAACTTCGTGCCGTACAGATGGACACAGATAAATTTGTACTT
The sequence above is a segment of the Mastigocladopsis repens PCC 10914 genome. Coding sequences within it:
- a CDS encoding NAD(P)/FAD-dependent oxidoreductase — its product is MVNAVENQPPHHVVIVGGGFGGLYAAKALSCADVKVTLIDKRNFHLFQPLLYQVATGTISPADISSPLRSVLSKSKNTKVLLGEVNDIDPQAQKVLMGEEAIHYDSLILATGAKHSYFGKDQWEEFAPGLKTVEDAIEMRRRIFTAFEAAEKETDPEKRRAWLTFVIVGGGPTGVELAGAIAELAYHTMKEDFRNIDTSEAQVLLLEGLDRVLPPFAPELSNQAEASLTRLGVTVQPKTLVTNIEGDVVSLKQGDEVTQIHAKTVLWAAGVKASPLGKMLAESTGAECDRAGRVIVEPDLSIKGHSNIFVVGDLANFAHQNGKPLPGVAPVAMQEGQYVASLIKQRLKGNTLPQFRYFDWGSLAVIGQNSAVVDLGFMKFSGFFAWLFWLFVHIYFLIEFDNKLVVMIQWGWNYFTRKRGARLITGKELLQDVKSENANGHYTPANNRQAVNV
- a CDS encoding purple acid phosphatase family protein; its protein translation is MLRYFTTRKILAGLFVLVICLTLVYGCFPGQKTLKSAPQLLTDPFLQLPTQSSVRVVWFTEFAGSKHSVAYGDNFQQTATANTTKLSRTREDQESRVGNKTQNGQYKQPVARDIWRHEAQVVGLTPGKRVSYRVTSVREDGESISSNSFTLAPTPTAGTALKILLTSDHQLKPMIAANLQKVVETVGRVDAVWLAGDAVNIADRASEWFDDHGGGAFFPCLQGRAKSQRDFNGVKTSFTGGEIIQHAPMFTSIGNHEVMGRFGKSEGLGAEFNDAIPRAVAMKLYGEKSLKDNSYNTDTYEEIFTLPQSKEGGETYYAVSSGDVRLVVLYATNMWRTPNMDAEARGKYRERDKDLQNPENWGYGQVIFEPIAKGSKQYNWLVQELNSPEFKQAKYKVVMFHHPPHSLGDNIVPAYTDPVQVIERDAKGKIKAVRYNYPKEADYLIRDVMPLLEAANVQLVFYGHSHVWNRFRSPSGMHFLETSNVGNTYGAFLSGDKRPVPPSDKKDYAALGDPNELKPVVPTIAPLSGKNGKPLPYIASNDITAFSIFDTSTGTVSSYRFDTSQPNSKVVKFDEFQVR